TGGTCGAACACGACATGGATGCCGTCTTCGCGCTGGCGGACCAGCTGACGGTGATGGTCAATGGCGAGGTGATCGCCAGCGGCACGCCGGCGCAGATCCGCGCCGACGCGGGCGTGCGGGCCGCCTACCTCGGCGAGGAAACGCACTGATGTCCGAGCTGCTGATCGAGGCTCGCGGCCTGGACACCTTCTATGGCGCCAGCCACATCCTGCGCGGCGTCGACTTTAGTGTCGCGCGCGGCGAGACCGTGGGCCTGATGGGGCGCAACGGCATGGGCAAGACCACCCTGCTCAAGACGCTCATGGGCCTGGTGCAGCCGCGCGCCGGCAGCGTGCGAATCGCCGGACGCGACATGACCAGCCGTCCGCCCTATGAAGTGGCGCAGCTCGGCGTTGCCTATGTGCCCGAAGGCCGCGGCATCTTCGGCAACCTGAGCGTGGCCGAGAACCTGAAGATGGCCGCGCGCGCCGGCACGCGCGGCCAGCGCGACTGGAACTACGAGCGCGTCCTGGAGACCTTCCCGCGGCTGAAGGAGCGGCTGTCGCACGGCGGCCAGCAGCTGTCCGGCGGCGAACAGCAGATGCTGACCATCGGCCGCGCGCTCTTGACCAACCCCGACGTGCTGATCCTCGACGAGGCGACCGAAGGCCTGGCGCCGCTGGTGGCGCGCGAGATCTGGCGCATCTGCTCCCTGATCAAGGGCAGCGGCATCTCCAGCGTGATCGTCGACAAGAATTGGCGCCACGTCACCCAGGTCACGGGGCGCAACGTGATCCTGGTCAAGGGCGAGGTGGCCTACGCCGGCTCGTCCGAGGAACTGCGCTCGCAGCCGAAGCTGCTGGACCAATATCTGGGCGTCTGAATCGAGCGCGTCCTAGGTGGGGCACC
Above is a window of Ramlibacter tataouinensis DNA encoding:
- a CDS encoding ABC transporter ATP-binding protein; translation: MSELLIEARGLDTFYGASHILRGVDFSVARGETVGLMGRNGMGKTTLLKTLMGLVQPRAGSVRIAGRDMTSRPPYEVAQLGVAYVPEGRGIFGNLSVAENLKMAARAGTRGQRDWNYERVLETFPRLKERLSHGGQQLSGGEQQMLTIGRALLTNPDVLILDEATEGLAPLVAREIWRICSLIKGSGISSVIVDKNWRHVTQVTGRNVILVKGEVAYAGSSEELRSQPKLLDQYLGV